The genomic window CTCGGATGCCCTTTTGGCGGGATAAATTCCCGCGAAAAGACCAAAAAGAAAAGATAATACTATTGCATATATAAAGCTAATTATAGAAAATCTAAGCGGTAACTTACCTATTAAACTTATTGCTATGGTAATTGCATTTGCCAAAAAAAGACCCAATAAAGTACCAATAATAGTAAGAAATAGTGCTTCAAAAATAAACTGATAGAGAATATCTTTTTTCGTTGCACCGCAGGCTCTTCTTATGCCTATCTCTTTTTTTC from bacterium includes these protein-coding regions:
- a CDS encoding FtsX-like permease family protein, producing the protein KKEIGIRRACGATKKDILYQFIFEALFLTIIGTLLGLFLANAITIAISLIGKLPLRFSIISFIYAIVLSFLFGLFAGIYPAKRASELDPINVLNSPS